GTCGAACGGGTAACAAAAGAAGGGAGGATTCCGAAGTGCCGCAGAAAACCGTGAAGGTGACGGCGGAGCTGTTCGAGAAGTACCGGATCGAGGTCAGGGCGGACAACCACGTGATGAAGATCGACCAGCCGACAACCGGCGGCGGGGGAGACACCGGACCGAACCCGCTGCAGGTCCAGCTGGCATCGCTCGCCGGGTGCGTCGGTACCGTCGCGAGAATCGTCGCCAACCGGCAGAAGCTTCCGCTGCGGGGGATGACCGTCGACGTCGAAGCGGACATCGACACCGACTATCTCCTCGGGAAGACCCGGGAGGGCCGCGCGGGATTCCAGACGATCCGCGTCCGGGTGAACGTCGACGCCGACATGACCCGGGAGGAGAAGGAGAGGTTCCTCCACGAGGTGGATTCCCGGTGCCCGATCTCGGAAAACCTGAAAAACGGCACGCCGATGGAAATCGTCGTCGAGTGACGCCTACCGAACGAGAACGGTGGAGTATTTCGCGATCCGGACCA
Above is a genomic segment from Deltaproteobacteria bacterium containing:
- a CDS encoding OsmC family protein gives rise to the protein MPQKTVKVTAELFEKYRIEVRADNHVMKIDQPTTGGGGDTGPNPLQVQLASLAGCVGTVARIVANRQKLPLRGMTVDVEADIDTDYLLGKTREGRAGFQTIRVRVNVDADMTREEKERFLHEVDSRCPISENLKNGTPMEIVVE